The Salvelinus sp. IW2-2015 linkage group LG15, ASM291031v2, whole genome shotgun sequence genome includes a region encoding these proteins:
- the LOC111974132 gene encoding coiled-coil domain-containing protein 74A-like: MSDCPRQLPRDWPPNPPQLMDRESFTFQCTMDSDIRRVASLKKDVLFLQKQHRETLRKLHEEIEELKRENKELHYQSIMEPQQSEVSPRCRSQTQQPSYIEQTSHPLHGLPYPLANLRVDTASTSHLLRSDLNAKSKRGLITSLLPLRIDGGPSHSPYAPTLQECEVIIRQLCKNNNLQSQELLRVKAILKDIIVNNKKMSQEAYTLTKAYLSDADRDKDIGMFPKLTLKSLPKKLPPAPIGMRERVILPAIKQSLNSRIAERQKKAQAVLRSRLRRVVQ, encoded by the exons ATGTCAGATTGTCCCCGACAATTACCACGTGACTGGCCACCGAATCCTCCACAATTGATGGACAGAGAAAGTTTCACTTTTCAATGCACCATGGATTCTGACATTAGACGAGTGGCATCATTGAAGAAGGATGTTTTATTCCTACAAAAACAGCACAGAGAAACACTGAGGAAACTGCATGAGGAAATCGAAGAATTAAAACGTGAAAATAAAG AACTGCACTATCAGTCGATAATGGAGCCACAACAATCTGAAG TATCTCCAAGATGCAGATCTCAAACACAACAGCCCAGCTACATAGAGCAGACCAGCCATCCTCTGCATGGTCTGCCATATCCATTAGCAAATCTAAG AGTGGATACAGCAAGCACATCTCATCTTTTAAGATCAGATTTAAATGCAAAATCAAAAAGGGGGTTGATCACATCCTTGCTTCCCCTGCGGATTGATGGTGGTCCATCTCACTCCCCCTATGCCCCCACCCTGCAGGAGTGTGAGGTCATCATCAGACAGCTCTGTAAAAACAACAACTTGCAGTCCCAGGAG CTGCTACGCGTGAAGGCCATCCTCAAAGACATAATAGTCAACAACAAGAAAATGTCCCAAGAGGCTTACACACTGACCAAGGCCTACCTCTCTGATGCAGACAG agACAAAGACATTGGAATGTTTCCAAAACTAACTCTCAAGTCGCTGCCAAAAAAACT GCCCCCAGCCCCGATTGGCATGAGAGAAAGAGTAATCTTGCCAGCCATCAAACAGAGCCTAAACTCCAGAATAGCAGAGAGGCAGAAGAAGGCACAAGCTGTGCTGAGATCCCGTCTGAGAAGAGTGGTGCAGTAG